GCTCCGACTCTCTGAAAATGTAtgtgtgtcggatcctccaaaaagagTACATGTTAGGTGGATCCGATACGGGTGCGAAAACATTTCGTTTACAtagattttattattatattatagctataaaaaaaaattggcaTATGTACACAAAGTTCAAAGAAGATAAAATTTATCGTtgtgtgaccaggaggtcataGGTTCAAGTCGTGAAAACAACCTCATGTAAAAATTCAAGGTAAGGCTGCCTAAGTAGAACCTAATGTGGTCTGCCTCTTTGCTTTGCATAACCGGAGCTTAATGCATAAGGCTACCCTTTTATATCGTATACAAAGTTCAAGGTGAAAGCAATGTGTTTAGCTGAACACACAGAACCCCTCTAAATCTGCCTGTTATTTATTCTTTCCAGGAGATCATTCCTGGTGACAGACTTATTCTACAAAAAATAGATGATTTTTTTGGTAACTAATGAATACATATGCTAAACTGTATAAggaaactaataaaaataataatttcttgAACAAAACTTACACTGAATTAACCGGATAAGGAGACTAACTAGCTTTACAAATTTAGCTTTATGCAGATCAACTATATAGCTAGCCAATGAGGTTGCAAGTAATCTACTTCACTGCCTCGTTGACGCTCTTGACCCCTTGTCGTCACCATCCATATCTTTAAGCAACTATAACCTCTATATGAAATgctgattttaaaaaaaaataccagGCCTGCAAAGTCAAGTATGAAGATTTGCAAAAGCGCTACTCTGGCTGCAAGTGAGTCAAAGTTCTTTAAACTTATGAGCTAATCTAGTTTTTCTTTTGATATGTATTCATGAGCTAATTTAGTTTTGTGCATTAGTCACTAACTAACCTGAAGGGgtgccttggagcaacggtaaagttgtgtTCGTATGACCTAtcggttcgagccgtggaatcaacTACCGATGCTTGCATCagggtaggctgtctacatcacaccccttggggtgcgACCCTTCCCTGAATCCTACGTAAACACGGGATGCTTCGTGCACCGAGCTGCCCTTTTTTTTTAATCACTAACCATATCAGCTGTGGCCTTCTGAAATGCTTATGAATGTTTTATGATCACTTTTATGGAGTCAAGATAATTCCTATGTTATCTCAGCTTATGACTGCACTAATAACCTAGTGCTGTCACGTGACAAAAGAATAGCCTTTTGAATTTATGCCTAGGGTACTATGCTTTGACTTGAATTCATGTTTTCCATTCACTTAATACATGTTGGGAGAAAACTGATTCATTAAGATCTTATCCTTGCACTAATCAATGCCCCGCTACTTTACCTTTCTTTGGCCTAGTGCTTGGTTTGAAGAGCTACGAAAACGACGAGTTGAAGAACTGAAGCGAGAATTGCAGAAATCTGAATGCTCAATTGGGTTAGTAAATATATATTGCTTCTCTATCTTAAGTTGGTGCCACTCAAATACTTTGCACACGAAGTTTCTTGACTACACTAAGTCTGTAGCTTTCATTTCTGCAGCTTTATAGGTAATCTCTGATCCAAACTCTTATCTCCTTTCACACTTAAGTTTTCTAACTCCATTTTATATTTGTAATCTCAGGTCTCTCCTCACAAAGATTGAAAGCCTTAAGGCAGAGAGAGAACGGTCTGCTCAGATAGATTATGGTTCTTGTCACACTGAATCGCCCGCTGCTGTTGTAAAGTCAGAATACATGGAATCTTTTGGCAACGACGGTGTATCTGCTGGCAGCTTCACACTAGATACCAGGACCAAGTTTTCACCCGAGTTTGAGAGTCCTGCTATAGCCTCGACTAAAGAGATAGATCGAAAGCTAGAATGGTCGGAGTCTTGTGAGCCAGCAGAGACTGCCAATGGAAATGGAGGAGTTTTGAGGAAGAGAAGAAGTAAGAGAAAAAGGAAAGATGCTGTTTTAGATAGCAAAGAAGTGAGCGTTGGTGAAAGTGACAATGTGTGTTCAATCAGTGACATCTCTACTTCCCACTGTAGAGAAACATCAACCAGTTGCGACCAAAGTATTAAGCCTACCACCACAGATGATAGTAAAGGAGGATTATCTAGATTGAGGGACGACGATGATTTGATGGCAATTTTCAATTCTATTACACAGACCGAAGTTGCTATGATCTTTAGGCATCGTCACGATAGTCAAAAGAGAGCTAGATACAAGAATATTATCAGGCAGCATGTGGATATTGAAACAGTAAGATTAAGAATAGCCAATGGTTCCATCAAATCAGCAGGTGAGCTTTTCAGAGATTTACTTTTGTTAACAACCAATGCCATTGTATATTATTCGAAAAGGACGAGAGAATACAAGTCAGCGATGACCCTCAGGGACATTGTCACTAAAGCATATAGAGACCATTATAAGTTCTCTTACCACAAAGCTACTTCTGCCCTGCTCACATTCTCGACGATAGGTAATCTGCCTGTGAAGCCAAGAAGTGCTCGTCCTCGCCCCTCCAAAGACAAACTTCAAGCCAAGTCTTGCGACAATGTAAATAGTATTGCAGGGACTGTAGGAAGAGATGATCATAAACCAAGTGATGCTGATTCTGAGGTTCCATTGCAGTCATTATTAGCTGCTACTAAAGGCTTCAAGCGACGTGGAAAGTTCAACTGTGGATCAGTTGATGGATCTGTTAATCGAATAACTAAAGTAGCAGAAAAGAAAGATACAGGAGCTAAAACTAGGATAGAGGACCATCATTCTGAGATGGTtacaaaggaaagaaaaagagCCTGTAAAGGTGATTTGCAGGTTGCATAGTCCTTTTTTTGTGTGCATGAACTCGTCTTTTTTAACCTTCTATTTTGCATGGCCATTTTGCAAATGGACTCCATTTGTGAAATTCAGTTCAAGTGGAATCTATTGAAGCTGACAAGTTGTGAATAATTAGttcttgttataaaataaagactgtaaagtaaagacacgtatagagggagattgatatttttattcaactttcaaaacttatgttcataatgaactgaaaactcctctattcatagaagaaaggaagcagttgcgaggcttttcaggaaacAGCTGCAACGCTTTTCTTtaactgcttgtaagctgtctgtatgagctgcttgtaacctgcttgtttaataagaagttgttgcaaatcatttcattgagctgcttgtaagttgtctgcatgagctgttTGCAAcatgcctgtttaataagaagctgctgcaaatcatttcattgagttgcttgcaacctgcctgcatcagctgcttgtagataaacttcaacagagtactaaatggataatcttcttcaggaagattatctatagcggagtaatgaatggacatccacaatatactATTTTCATAATACTCCCCCTTGGacgttcattaaaagataatgtgtctcgttaaacctcactaggaaaaacccagtgaaaaaaatcctagtgaaggaaaaagggtacacatatttagtaatacgcatattTAGATGCcccattaaaaaccttacaagaaaaacccTATGGAAAAAAgtttagtaaggaaaaaagagtacatcgcgtatttcaCTTCCCCTGATGAAAACTTTGTTTCAAATACTTGagtctctgcattccaatcttgtataccatcttctcaaaagttgaagttggtaaagatttagtgaacaaatctgTTGGATTGTCACTTgtacggatttgttgcacatcgatgtc
The DNA window shown above is from Nicotiana tomentosiformis chromosome 8, ASM39032v3, whole genome shotgun sequence and carries:
- the LOC104092091 gene encoding uncharacterized protein isoform X1, with amino-acid sequence MVVGSGKRRWGTWEELILGGAVLRHGTQDWNVVASELRSRTICPYYFTPEEEFDQNFNSPPCGQRVNLFACKVKYEDLQKRYSGCNAWFEELRKRRVEELKRELQKSECSIGSLLTKIESLKAERERSAQIDYGSCHTESPAAVVKSEYMESFGNDGVSAGSFTLDTRTKFSPEFESPAIASTKEIDRKLEWSESCEPAETANGNGGVLRKRRSKRKRKDAVLDSKEVSVGESDNVCSISDISTSHCRETSTSCDQSIKPTTTDDSKGGLSRLRDDDDLMAIFNSITQTEVAMIFRHRHDSQKRARYKNIIRQHVDIETVRLRIANGSIKSAGELFRDLLLLTTNAIVYYSKRTREYKSAMTLRDIVTKAYRDHYKFSYHKATSALLTFSTIGNLPVKPRSARPRPSKDKLQAKSCDNVNSIAGTVGRDDHKPSDADSEVPLQSLLAATKGFKRRGKFNCGSVDGSVNRITKVAEKKDTGAKTRIEDHHSEMVTKERKRACKGDLQVA
- the LOC104092091 gene encoding uncharacterized protein isoform X7 gives rise to the protein MGHKIGTSSLRSFVLVPSVLTISPLSAWFEELRKRRVEELKRELQKSECSIGSLLTKIESLKAERERSAQIDYGSCHTESPAAVVKSEYMESFGNDGVSAGSFTLDTRTKFSPEFESPAIASTKEIDRKLEWSESCEPAETANGNGGVLRKRRSKRKRKDAVLDSKEVSVGESDNVCSISDISTSHCRETSTSCDQSIKPTTTDDSKGGLSRLRDDDDLMAIFNSITQTEVAMIFRHRHDSQKRARYKNIIRQHVDIETVRLRIANGSIKSAGELFRDLLLLTTNAIVYYSKRTREYKSAMTLRDIVTKAYRDHYKFSYHKATSALLTFSTIGNLPVKPRSARPRPSKDKLQAKSCDNVNSIAGTVGRDDHKPSDADSEVPLQSLLAATKGFKRRGKFNCGSVDGSVNRITKVAEKKDTGAKTRIEDHHSEMVTKERKRACKGDLQVA
- the LOC104092091 gene encoding uncharacterized protein isoform X2 encodes the protein MGHKIGTSSLRSFVLVPSVLTISPLRFAIRIQIGSLLCGQEEFDQNFNSPPCGQRVNLFACKVKYEDLQKRYSGCNAWFEELRKRRVEELKRELQKSECSIGSLLTKIESLKAERERSAQIDYGSCHTESPAAVVKSEYMESFGNDGVSAGSFTLDTRTKFSPEFESPAIASTKEIDRKLEWSESCEPAETANGNGGVLRKRRSKRKRKDAVLDSKEVSVGESDNVCSISDISTSHCRETSTSCDQSIKPTTTDDSKGGLSRLRDDDDLMAIFNSITQTEVAMIFRHRHDSQKRARYKNIIRQHVDIETVRLRIANGSIKSAGELFRDLLLLTTNAIVYYSKRTREYKSAMTLRDIVTKAYRDHYKFSYHKATSALLTFSTIGNLPVKPRSARPRPSKDKLQAKSCDNVNSIAGTVGRDDHKPSDADSEVPLQSLLAATKGFKRRGKFNCGSVDGSVNRITKVAEKKDTGAKTRIEDHHSEMVTKERKRACKGDLQVA
- the LOC104092091 gene encoding uncharacterized protein isoform X3, whose translation is MGHKIGTSSLRSFVLVPSVLTISPLRIQIGSLLCGQEEFDQNFNSPPCGQRVNLFACKVKYEDLQKRYSGCNAWFEELRKRRVEELKRELQKSECSIGSLLTKIESLKAERERSAQIDYGSCHTESPAAVVKSEYMESFGNDGVSAGSFTLDTRTKFSPEFESPAIASTKEIDRKLEWSESCEPAETANGNGGVLRKRRSKRKRKDAVLDSKEVSVGESDNVCSISDISTSHCRETSTSCDQSIKPTTTDDSKGGLSRLRDDDDLMAIFNSITQTEVAMIFRHRHDSQKRARYKNIIRQHVDIETVRLRIANGSIKSAGELFRDLLLLTTNAIVYYSKRTREYKSAMTLRDIVTKAYRDHYKFSYHKATSALLTFSTIGNLPVKPRSARPRPSKDKLQAKSCDNVNSIAGTVGRDDHKPSDADSEVPLQSLLAATKGFKRRGKFNCGSVDGSVNRITKVAEKKDTGAKTRIEDHHSEMVTKERKRACKGDLQVA
- the LOC104092091 gene encoding uncharacterized protein isoform X6 — its product is MWTEGESFRTSYSLRSLFYLACKVKYEDLQKRYSGCNAWFEELRKRRVEELKRELQKSECSIGSLLTKIESLKAERERSAQIDYGSCHTESPAAVVKSEYMESFGNDGVSAGSFTLDTRTKFSPEFESPAIASTKEIDRKLEWSESCEPAETANGNGGVLRKRRSKRKRKDAVLDSKEVSVGESDNVCSISDISTSHCRETSTSCDQSIKPTTTDDSKGGLSRLRDDDDLMAIFNSITQTEVAMIFRHRHDSQKRARYKNIIRQHVDIETVRLRIANGSIKSAGELFRDLLLLTTNAIVYYSKRTREYKSAMTLRDIVTKAYRDHYKFSYHKATSALLTFSTIGNLPVKPRSARPRPSKDKLQAKSCDNVNSIAGTVGRDDHKPSDADSEVPLQSLLAATKGFKRRGKFNCGSVDGSVNRITKVAEKKDTGAKTRIEDHHSEMVTKERKRACKGDLQVA
- the LOC104092091 gene encoding uncharacterized protein isoform X5, producing the protein MGHKIGTSSLRSFVLVPSVLTISPLRFTLIYACKVKYEDLQKRYSGCNAWFEELRKRRVEELKRELQKSECSIGSLLTKIESLKAERERSAQIDYGSCHTESPAAVVKSEYMESFGNDGVSAGSFTLDTRTKFSPEFESPAIASTKEIDRKLEWSESCEPAETANGNGGVLRKRRSKRKRKDAVLDSKEVSVGESDNVCSISDISTSHCRETSTSCDQSIKPTTTDDSKGGLSRLRDDDDLMAIFNSITQTEVAMIFRHRHDSQKRARYKNIIRQHVDIETVRLRIANGSIKSAGELFRDLLLLTTNAIVYYSKRTREYKSAMTLRDIVTKAYRDHYKFSYHKATSALLTFSTIGNLPVKPRSARPRPSKDKLQAKSCDNVNSIAGTVGRDDHKPSDADSEVPLQSLLAATKGFKRRGKFNCGSVDGSVNRITKVAEKKDTGAKTRIEDHHSEMVTKERKRACKGDLQVA
- the LOC104092091 gene encoding uncharacterized protein isoform X4 yields the protein MVVGSGKRRWGTWEELILGGAVLRHGTQDWNVVASELRSRTICPYYFTPEACKVKYEDLQKRYSGCNAWFEELRKRRVEELKRELQKSECSIGSLLTKIESLKAERERSAQIDYGSCHTESPAAVVKSEYMESFGNDGVSAGSFTLDTRTKFSPEFESPAIASTKEIDRKLEWSESCEPAETANGNGGVLRKRRSKRKRKDAVLDSKEVSVGESDNVCSISDISTSHCRETSTSCDQSIKPTTTDDSKGGLSRLRDDDDLMAIFNSITQTEVAMIFRHRHDSQKRARYKNIIRQHVDIETVRLRIANGSIKSAGELFRDLLLLTTNAIVYYSKRTREYKSAMTLRDIVTKAYRDHYKFSYHKATSALLTFSTIGNLPVKPRSARPRPSKDKLQAKSCDNVNSIAGTVGRDDHKPSDADSEVPLQSLLAATKGFKRRGKFNCGSVDGSVNRITKVAEKKDTGAKTRIEDHHSEMVTKERKRACKGDLQVA